acacaaactttCAAATCACACAACTCCCAGTGAAAAAGCGCACATGGGATACGCGTGGATTTTTCCCATATGTAACCCATATGGGGATTATTATTTTGTCCCATGTGGGTTTCATATGGTAAATCCCACATGGATTCCATATGGTAAATCCCATATGGGATACGCGTGGGTTTTTAACATATGTAACCCATATGGGGATTATTATTTTGTCCCATGTGGGTTTCATATGGTAAATCCCACATGGGTTTATGTGGTAAATCCTACATGGGATATAGGTGGAAAATACTACATGTTATAGATCTTAAATGCCACATATTTTAATCCAAATGGTATAAAAGTAGtcaatacttttataatatttctatgtagtcaatacttttattattatttctatgataatttttaaaattcttttaatttaaaagttacttaaatagtaatttaaaattaatcatcGAAGCTTTCAGAGAGGCTTTACTTAATCTGGTATCTGCTACTTTATCCCATTTGGTATTCAAAATGTGCAGCATTTTTGATCTTTAACATGTGATGTTTTCCACCTATAACCTATGTGGGATTTACCTTAAACTATTATgacgaaattttataaaattaaaaaacgtgttgcaaaatgaatttattttaaaataaatgctatTAAACAATACATccaaaatgaatattaaaaaaattattttttcttttgcaatttACACGCCGTTTTTTGtcgatttatttaattaaatcgCTTCGGCTTGCATAATACCAAGATTTTTAGTTATCTTCTAACTTTCTtcaaacattttctaaaaaaaaatataaataaatatatataaatatatatatatatatatatatatatatatatatatatatatatatatatatatatatatatatatatagagagagagagagagagagagagagagagagagagagagaaagagagagagacaGAGAGAGAgacagagagagagagagagagagagagagagagagagagagagagagagagagagagagagagaaagagagcaattttaattattagccAGGTTGAAGTCATTAATGACTACAATATTtcacaaataattatttcttaatttattacttacaaTAACTAACGTATTATTGGTAATTGAACACATATTATGCGTAATAAGCTTGAACCCATGAGGAGAATCCTGAAAAAAAGTGATCAATTAGGATaagtagttaaacaaaaaaacaaaaacaaaaatgtaaaaacctacttttttaatgatgtaGATGTTGGGTGCAATAGCCGCTGGATGCAAAAGTATCTTTACTTTTTCGTCACACACACGGCTTTCTATAATAACAGGCCTTGACATCGCGCAAAATGCCGTAAAAACTGAAGGTCGATTAAACTTTCACTTTTActtatattgatatatttttatattaggtaGGGTGTAATGGCAGTCTatgttttctaataataatCTCTAGTAAAGACggaaatataaaaagaaaccaaaaaattgttaaaagataatcatatttttcgtatttcaaatttcattaagaatatttatgtattattaaataGTATCAATAGCAAGCAGAACCAtaacaaagtatatatatattagaaagataactgtatttttaattttttttgctaaaaatgataacaaaaaaatcaccaacaataaaaaacaccaacaaaaattgattcaagcaaaaaaaagttttatcaatatatctCAACAGggtaaatatttacaaatccaAACATATTGAGAGACATATAGGctaatgagaaaataaaaaacataacaagtAAATAGcgtaataaattacaaaagtaattttcACATAAATTATGATAGCTTTAGTATTTTGGGAGTGGTAATTAGTGAGTAATTCTTTGGCAGAATATTAGAATGTACTctgcattgtttttttgtgattttaaatttatatttagcaGCAATGAACTGAAACTGAGTAACACAAAATGTTCTGCATAAAGGGTCAGTAgcaccttgaaaaaaaaaaaaaagcaaaatatagaCCATTAGAAAAGAGTATCAGAAGGAATTTCAAGTCCACCTCTGTTTAGGCTATACAGATAACTtccatatttataataataattggtAGAAtcatcataaatttttatttcacttttttgcACATAGCTAGCTATGCAAACTATAGCCACTAATGTAGATTTCTAACTGAGCTTTCAAGATCATATATATTATCCAGAAGTTCTTTTTCATCAGTAGAAATATCTCTAAAACATGTCACAATTATGACCATCGATACCATCAACAGGAATGTCAAGTTGCAATATCAATTTAGTATgttgaatattaattttttcaattacagATTTAGCGTTTATAAAGTATGTACCTCTAGATCCCTGTCGAAGCTTAGAAAAAGCTTTTTCAAGTGGATCTGTTGAAAACCGACCTAATAAGACATACTTTGCTCCATTACTCAACAAATTTTCTACGAGATCAATAAAGCCATAACATGAATGCGCTATTGCATTGCTAGTATCTAGCGTAAGCTGTTTTACACGCCTACCTGTAGGTTTCATAAAATTTGACAGTTCAGCAATATCTCGTAGCAGTTGTAACCGCATAATTCATTTCTAAACCGAATGCCAGCACCAGGTGCTTTGACATTAACAACattcgaaaaaaaattattttttcaataaatacagCAGTACCTTCAAATGCTTTACTTTCAATCTCTGGATGCATTCTTAATGCAGCTACTGTTTCTTCGcaaaaaacagacaaacaaaactTTACAGATTGTCTCTCTATTGGTTTTGGATAAACTGATTTAGCTGTAAGTTTAGAGAGTTTAAAAAGACTATTGCACtcagttttatataaagtttctaAATCACTCCACTTAGCCAAAGCCAGTTctttattgttcaaaaattgAAGTTCGCCAGTCTTTTTTGTCAACCAATTGTTTCGTATAGATTTTAAGAGATGCACATAAtcatacaataaatatatacctaATATTGTTAACCATGGTTTACTATCAACTGTTTTAAACATTCCAAAAAATCTTTGATTTACACGGCTACCATCAGTAATTATTACCAGTGTCTTactattatcaatattatttatcgTATCAACAATTTGTTGACATTAAGCAAACTGAAATTCAGAGGAAAGATTTGCAACAGGTTGAGCTCTACATATAAATTCTGGACCTCCAAAAAGACATTTAatcataaatgataaaattgttttagctaACTTTTCAGGGTAGTTTACTGCTTGACCAAACAAAGCACCTCTTTGGTAAAGTAATGAAGCTTTGACATAGACCTCATCAATTAGTATTATGGAGGTTCTTTTCAatggatttaaattcattaaaatactatttatgaAACTTAGGTCCTCCATTGAGCTTATTTTTGAAGTCAATCGTGTTAAAGTCCTTATACTTGGCAACTTGTAGTCAATACACAAACAATCATATAAACTTCGTTGCATAGCAAAATACTCATATGCTCTACATATATCTGAAGTATATAAAACTTCACCAACATTAACTTTTCTCATAGCATTAAGGTGTTCGAATAGAATATTTGACTGAAGcgaactttctttattttttaaaaatctaactgCTTCAAATAAagctgattttgtttttattaactttaatttgtttacagcTAAAGATGAAATATTACAAGTTGTGCCATTATGGTTAGCTACAAATGAATAATCAttgaaaattactaaaataaataatggaaCACCAAGTTTGTACACTTTTGATCGAatgtgtaaactttttttattaagctgGAAAACAATAACATCGTCATTATCACTTAACAAAGATTGAATATCGTCAAATCTAAGTTCAtcctcttttaaaaaatcatttaactcaTCTGGTAAAATGCTTCGAAAACCGCTTGAAGTTACAGTTTTTCTAACTTTACTTGCTGGTGTGGCTAAACAACTAGgcgaaatattttttaaaacaaatggtGGGTTTAAAGGTCGTTGCTTCTAATCTAATTTATAAACcaatcaaattttaaagatttattaaaaaagcgcGAACACAAACTTTCATCTAATGTTAAAAGATGAAAATGTAAACACAGTATTAGGAATTGGCCCTCAGTTTAACAACTTTGTTGCGCAATGTCAAGGCCTGTTATTATAGAATCCGCGGTCacacataatataatattctgaaactaaaaaacaaacatctaaatttctataagtaaatttattctttgatCATTGCCTTCAAATCCTATCTTATTTTCATATCATAATCTATTatggtattatttatataacatatcacaacaatattattaaatttgtgatGTTCAAATATCATATGAACATTCTCTAACATGTTCatatgatatttaaatatagttctTGAGTATATTATCTGCAAATAATTAACTGATGCAAGTTCAAATGTTGTCGAAAACCAAGCATGCATGCATAGGACACTGCAGTGTCCCACAAAGAAATGCTGGTTTGAAATTGAAATTctccttattaaaaaaaaaattaaaatagggGGGAGATAGGGAGGtttctgtaactttttttaggctctaaaacttttaactttatatataataaggtTCATAAAACTTAAGGGACTTACAAAGTACATTGAGGAACAAACACAGGatatttacaataactttttaatttttaatctggAGTACCACAGTGTAATTGGAAATAAAGTCTCTGGGTTCAGTATTCAAAGTAATATgatctaaagtaatatataaattaaataaaatgctttaaaatgcaTGCAGTTATACATATAACTCCTGATAGTTAACTATATGTATAACTagttatacataaaatttattatataaacttattttttaaggttatgCTTGAACAAATTAGTACCAATTAATTCAAATTCAAGATTTAGTTCAAGTTCAAGTTCTTatttgttcattgttttttcactattttatatttatttgtttaaatttgttaactAGTACTAATTCTTACTACAGTAAGAATATTTATCATTGTTGAACGTGATTTTATTAGTAACTTAATTTTACTTTCAACATATTTTGACAACACCCTATACATTTTAACTGATGACAGCTTTACTTTTCTAttgatgttaaatttattacGTTTCAATAACTCAGATTGAATTTTAACTGAATTATTGTAAGCTTTGTAAGGGTTTGTTGTATATCAAatagtattgttaataatatatatatatatatatatatatatatatatatatatatatatatatatatatatatgtatatatacatatatatatatatatatgtatatatatatatagatctgTAGTTTGTTGTCTTTGGGAAGAGCGGAAGGAAAAAAGTGATTCTTACGCCAACACACACAtcacttttaattacttttgactTTCGTCCAACATTTGCGTTGGACGAAAGTAAAAaccattaatttaattacaaataaatcgttttttaaaaacccaCAAAAACGCAAATTTAATTGaccagaatgttttaaaaacattctgaatgtttttaacaatataaacaatgtttttatttttatttttgttaataaaatatttttattttcaatttttttaataaaatgtttatattttattttatttttttactgtaaatcatgcgcggagtgttgctacatcgactatcttatagcctgactcgcaagggagtgctgctacatcgactgacaaatagcctgactcgcaagggagtgctgctacatcgactgacaaatagcctgacccgcaagggagtgctgctacatctaCAATCTTTTAGCCTGACCcgcaagggagtgttgctacatcgactgagggtttggttggGGCAGGTAGTctatcaattaacaaaaaaaaataattctggtcttgcatttaaatttttactttttgtcaacaaaatatggaaaaaagtTTCGGACAACATCTACGggttgtatgtatatatatatatatatatatatatatatatatatatatatatatatatatatatatatatatatatatatatatatatatatatatatatatatatatatatagtatttaggCTATGAGATCATCCATAAATGATGCCAGTAGATAGAGGGGCAGTGTGAGTTTAACAATAATTGACAATGGGGAGGGGATGTTGGGACCAAAAtaatgtcaattaaaaaattgaattaaaaaaataagtaaaatattttatttaaaaaaaagtaaaacaattaatGCTAGCTATGAGCAGGTTTTAGAGGTATTTACACCAACAATGTGGTCTAAAAACTTCTTGCTTTTGTTGCTTAAAACTGTAGAGGATCAtaggaaaaacaatttaaattcagAAATTAGCTTACTTATCTGAAAGaacaatttgtttgttttttttacttttagtacTGTTGAGAATAAATGTATAATTGAACCAGAAACAAATTGATGGTATatgcattttttacatttatattaacaattCAGATATACCATCATAATATGATAACAAAAGCTGACATCATTTTCAATGGGAGATGGTAAAAAATTGACTGAGTTTGATAAAGGGCGAAGGTGTTCAATAAACCGGGTCATCATCTGACATCATTATGCATAGATGACCCTATGATTTAGGTAAAATAAGTAATCAATTTGCCATATTTCTATTTAGAAAGTGTAAGAAAAAAGCATTGTTATGCTGAGAACCTACCTATTGAGCAAGCTTTGACCacctattttataaatttgagaGACAGAAGTAGAAGTGCGAATCGCAAAAGAACTAATAACAATGCTCTAAATTGATTTTAACTTTGTAGACTAACATTAATATAgtatttagaaataataaatgaagtttacatgatttttataatttgtatttatttccattaattattagttattagtctctattttataaaatgaattaaaaaactatttatttatagtataataataatacataaatacTAGTTTCCTAATGCTATTATCATCACAATGTTAATGGTATTCGTTTTAAAGTGAAATTTTGTatcaattttattgtttcaatgttatatatatatatatatatatatatatatatatatatatatatatatattatttttactttatttacaaCACCATTTGATATACAACAAACCTCTACAAAGCTTACAATAATTCAATTAAGATTCAATCTGAGTTATTGAAACgtaataaatttaacatcaaTAGAAAAGTGAAGCTgtcatcatttaaaatataaagggtgttgtcaaaatatattgaaaataaaattaagttactAATAAAATCACGTTCAACAATGATAAACATTCTTACTGTAGTAAAAAATAGTACTAACTGATTaatttgaacaaataaatataaaattaacaaaaacaatgaataaataagaactttaaCTTGAACTTTAACTAAATCTTGAATTTGAATTAATTGGTACTAATTTGTTCAAgtataaccttaaaaaaataagtttttataacaaattatatgtATAACTAGTTATACATATAGTTAACTATCAGGAGCTATATGTATAACTATATGCATTATAAagcatattattttattcaaacattACTTTAGATCATATTACTTTGAAAACTGGACCCAGAGGCTCTATTCTCTATAACACTGTGGTACTCCagattaaaaattgaaaagtttctGTAAATATCCTGTTTTTGTTCCTCAATGTAGTCGTAAGTCCCTTAAGTCTTAAGTACCTTATTATatctaaagttaaaagttttggagcataaaaaaagttacagaaaCCCATCTTCatcctatttttttctttttttaataaaggaaATTGGGAATTCTTTGACTTTCAAACCTGCATTTCTTTGTGGGATACTGCAGTGTCCCATGCATGCAAGATTGGTTTTTGACAACATTTCAACTTGCATCAGTTAATTGTTTGCAAATAATTTACTCAAGATCTATAttcaaataactattatatCATCCTAATAATACGTCTATTTGCACAAATCTTAATCTTATTTCTGTAAAGAAAGATAAACATTATTCGTGGTACTTACATACTTGCTTACCATTCTCtatattaatataaagtattttcaCACAATATAAACGTAACGCAATGCAATGtcgatttaaaaatttttttttgttttttttttaaagttttttttttagtttccagCTTTCAAATTAATTCCCATGCAAATCCCACAGAAAACCCACGTGGGATTTCCCATGTGTGTAAATACCATATGGTTCCCACATGTAACCCATGTGGGATTACCCACATGGGTTTAAGGTGACAAATTTCCATACGGATACCACATGGGAAAATCCGTCCCACGTAAATCCCATCAATCCCACACGGAACCCACGCGGAACCCATGTGGGACGCGGTTTTATTTTTCACTGGGCTAGACCAGAGTGCAAATGTACAAGATTAAAGTGCTTTAAAATTGTAACAGAAAATGATAAGTCATGCTTATTGGCTAAGTTTGATTCAATGTCCATTAAAAActtgcaagattttttttttagctgggCTTACAACAGTGTGCGATGTTGCAAGAAGGCGACCACGAAAAAACAGCActatcaaattaaataataacaactacaaatacaagatttttttaaatgcaaaaaaaacagtttatgcAAGTGTGGTTAGATGCTTTTCTTTCAATCTTTAGTATCAAGAAAGGCAGAGAAGAAACAATAAAACAGGGCCGacaacacacatacacacacttTGCCCCTAAattcacccccccccccctcttcacatacacacacactttttttcttttagacctttttttgttttgaaaaaaaattctagatataaaggaccttttttgaaaatagacgATTGTGCCCCTCCACTTCGAAACCCGTTTCGTCGGCTTTGTAAAATGGAGCCTGTCAACTACAGGTTGGTcttcaaagtttttcaaatgttctgCACAGGGAACCAAAGGATCAAAGAGGGAGGTACAATAAAAGACCTTGTTGATATataatccaatttttttaaaaagaaaatagagTAAATTGGCAAGATCATACAACTTGAAAGAATACCATCTGAGAAACAAAAGCATGGATAAGTGAAACATTCTACCAACACAAGTAAAATTAATACGTGAACTATTTTGAAAAGTACACTCAACTTACAGAcgaacacacacaaaaaaaagctGCTGTGTTGGAGTAACTGCTTCTATTACTCTCTGCAGTTACAGGGTGGGAAAAAACACTCAATTTTAGAGATTTAACAATCTCTGAGAgagtgaaaaattatttaaaattaatttaataaaattttctagttctaaaattaataaaacttaattaaactttaaatgggAAAATTCTTTAATGTAacataaaaactctttttaaatttttttaatgaacgtAGATGAGTTGTTTCCaggaaataatattatt
Above is a window of Hydra vulgaris chromosome 10, alternate assembly HydraT2T_AEP DNA encoding:
- the LOC136086082 gene encoding uncharacterized protein LOC136086082, which produces MGYMWEPYENGKQKQRPLNPPFVLKNISPSCLATPASKVRKTVTSSGFRSILPDELNDFLKEDELRFDDIQSLLSDNDDVIVFQLNKKSLHIRSKVYKLGVPLFILVIFNDYSFVANHNGTTCNISSLAVNKLKLIKTKSALFEAVRFLKNKESSLQSNILFEHLNAMRKVNVGEVLYTSDICRAYEYFAMQRSLYDCLCIDYKLPSIRTLTRLTSKISSMEDLSFINSILMNLNPLKRTSIILIDEVYVKASLLYQRGALFGQAVNYPEKLAKTILSFMIKCLFGGPEFICRAQPVANLSSEFQFA